The window CGACTTCGCGGGCGCGCTCGCCCAGGCCGTCGCGGTCCATCAGCGGGAAGACGCCGACCGTGGTCGGCGCCACCTCGGCGGGCAGGTCGAGGTAGGTCCGCTCCTCGCCGTCGACCTCGTCCGTCCGGTAGGAGTGGTCGAGGACGGTGTACAGCGCCCGGTCGATGCCCAGCGAGGGCTCGACGACGTGGGGCAGGACGTGCTCGCCGGACTCGGTGACCTCCTCGACGGCGAAGTTCGCCGCGTCGACGGACACGTCGTAGGACTCGCCGTCGACCTCGACGGTCACGGTGCTGTCCTCGCCGGCTCGCGGCTCGTCGCCGCTCGCCCCTTCGGAGGCGCGTTGCGCCTCCCTGAACGCGTCCGGATTCCGCTCGGCCAGCTCTTCCAGCGCGTCCCCGACGTCGCTCGCGGCGCCGCCGAACTCGGGCCCCAGCACCGACATGTCGGGGTCGACGGTGGGCCGCTCGACGGTGACCGGCTCGTCGTACTGCTTGAAGATCGTGAACTCCTCGTCGGAGTGGTCGTGGTGCTTGCCGAGGTCGTAGTCCGAGCGGTAGGCGAACCCGCCCAGTTCGATCCAGTCGCCGTCGACCTCGGCCTCGGCGTCCCAGCAGTCGGCGGCGTAGTGGGCCAGTTCGCCGCCGAGGTGCTGACGGAAGCGAAAGCGGTCCATGTCGACGCCGATGGACTCGTACCACTGCTTGGCGACGCCGAGGTAGTAGGCGACCCAGGGCTTGCCGACGACGCCCTCCTCGACGACCTCGCCGATCGTGGCCTCGAAGGGCTCGCCGTCCTCGGCCTCCTGCTCGGTCGCGGGGTAGAACGGCGCCGCCACGTCGGCGACGGACTCCAGATCAGGCTCGTCCTCCTCGGGGTCGATGAACAGCTCCAGCTCGGCCTGGGTGAACTCCCGGACGCGAAGCAGGGACTTGCGCGGGCTGATCTCGTTGCGGTAGGCCCGGCCGATCTGGGTGACGCCGAAGGGGAGCTGGTTGCGGGCGTACTCGGCGAGCTGCGGGAACTCGACGAAGATGCCCTGTGCGGTCTCCGGGCGGAGGTAGCCCGGCTGGGAGGAGCCGGGGCCGATGTTCGTCTCGAACATGAGGTTGAAGTCCTCGATCGCCTGGCCGGCGAGGCCCGTACCGCAGGTCGGACAGACCAGTTCGTACTCGGCGATGACCTCCTCGACGTCGGCGATGGGCATCGACTCGGCCTCCTCGATGTCGGTGTTGTCCTCGACGATGTGGTCGGCCCGGTGGCTCTCGCCGCACTCCGGGCACTCGACGAGCATGTCGTCGAAGCCGTCGAGGTGGCCGGAGGCCTCGAAGACGGGCTCTGGCATCACCGTGGGCGCGTCGACCTCCATGTTGCCCTCGCGGATGGTGAAGCGGTCCCGCCAGGAGTCCTCGACGTTCTGCTTGAGGGCGGCGCCCTGCGGACCGAAGGTGTAGAAGCCCGACACGCCGCCGTAGGCGCCCGCCGCCTGCAGGAAGAAGCCGCGCCGCTTGGCGAGTTCGACGACGTCCTCGGCGCTCATCAGAGGCCCTCCAGCAGGTCGATGTCACGCACGATGCCGACGAGCTGATCGCCCGACACCAGCGGCACCTGTTCGATGTCCTCCTCGATCATGATCCGGGCCACCTCCTTGGCGGTCTGGTGGGCGCTGGCGGTGACCAGGTCCGCCGTCATGAACTCCTGGACGGGACCGCCGGGGAGCTCGACGTTGCGCGTGGGCATGTACCGGCTGCCGACGCCCTTGATCGACTCCCACTTCCAGTCGTCGTCGTCGCCGGCCATCGAGTCGCCCGTCTCGGCCTCGCCCTCGACGACGCGGGCCACGTCGAGGACGTCGACCTCGGTGATCATCCCCGAGACGTCGCCCTCCTCGTCGAGCACGACGGCGTAGGGCACCTTCGCGTGGTGGAGCTCCTGCTCGGCGACCGGCAGGGGCGTCTCGGCGTAGACGCAGTTGACGTCGCGCCGAGCCAGGTCGTCCACCGTCTGGTCGCCGTCGACCTCGCCCGTCGCGATGGCCCGGACGACGTCGGTCACGGTGACGATGCCCTCCAGCTGCCCGTCGACGACCGGGACCCGTCGCTCCCCTTCAGCGACCATCATGGCGGCCAGCTCCCCGATGTCGGTGTCGCCCGTCGTCGTCGGGACCTCTTCGGCCAGCATGGCCAGCTGGTCCTCGTCCGGCCGGTCGATGAGCGACTCCCGCGTGACGAGCCCGCGGAACTCCTCGCCGTCCTCGCCGTTCTTGATCACGGGGACGGAGGAGAACCGCCGCTCCTGGAGGTACTCCAGCACGTCGTCGCGCGTGCCCGGAACCTCGACGGTGACGACCTCCGAGCGCGGCGTCATAGCGTCTGCGACGTTCATACACCGCGTTCCGCCCCCCACGTACTAAGGCCTAACCTTCCCACACTGCGGGATTCCGGCCGTGACCGCTCCGCCGTGGCCGCGCCCGTCGGGCGCCACACGCGCGCGCTCGCGGCCGATCGGGCCCGCACGTACGTATCACAGTATCACCCGTCGGTGCTCCGTTACGCGACGAATGTGTCGTGCTATAATACTAAATATACTGGTAACTCACGCCGAAGATACGTTAGGTGACCGATACGTATTCCCGGGTTGTCCCTCGATTCCGGCATGTTTATATGTGGTTGCTACATGTTGTCACACATGGCGCCCGACACGGTCGCGCACACGGAGGTGGCAGCGGACGCAGAAGTCATGGCATCCGTCGAAGACGGCGAGACGGAGACCTTCGTACTCGCCGACGTAACCACCGACGACGCCTATATCACGCTGCCGCTCGCGGAGGCCGCCTCCCTGCCGGCCTGGCGATAACCGCGGGCACTTCTTCCGGTTCCGACGTTCTCGACGGTGGTCGCACGGAGTCGCGAGCGGCCGCAGTTCCGCCACTCCGACCGTCGGGTACGCGCCGACGGTTCGTCACCGGCGCGCTGTCGGTCATCACAGCGACCGGGGCGGGTCCGGAACGACCGCACTTCGCTGTTCACGGTTCCGGCGGCTGGAGTCTCTCATTGTTTACGACCGGCGACGATCGACCGTCGAACCGAACGCGCAACCGGAATCCTCCCGGACCAGTGGCCGTTGGTCACATTCGCTCCGGGA of the Halomicrobium salinisoli genome contains:
- a CDS encoding CBS domain-containing protein, whose protein sequence is MNVADAMTPRSEVVTVEVPGTRDDVLEYLQERRFSSVPVIKNGEDGEEFRGLVTRESLIDRPDEDQLAMLAEEVPTTTGDTDIGELAAMMVAEGERRVPVVDGQLEGIVTVTDVVRAIATGEVDGDQTVDDLARRDVNCVYAETPLPVAEQELHHAKVPYAVVLDEEGDVSGMITEVDVLDVARVVEGEAETGDSMAGDDDDWKWESIKGVGSRYMPTRNVELPGGPVQEFMTADLVTASAHQTAKEVARIMIEEDIEQVPLVSGDQLVGIVRDIDLLEGL
- a CDS encoding DUF7556 family protein, whose amino-acid sequence is MAPDTVAHTEVAADAEVMASVEDGETETFVLADVTTDDAYITLPLAEAASLPAWR
- the glyS gene encoding glycine--tRNA ligase — its product is MSAEDVVELAKRRGFFLQAAGAYGGVSGFYTFGPQGAALKQNVEDSWRDRFTIREGNMEVDAPTVMPEPVFEASGHLDGFDDMLVECPECGESHRADHIVEDNTDIEEAESMPIADVEEVIAEYELVCPTCGTGLAGQAIEDFNLMFETNIGPGSSQPGYLRPETAQGIFVEFPQLAEYARNQLPFGVTQIGRAYRNEISPRKSLLRVREFTQAELELFIDPEEDEPDLESVADVAAPFYPATEQEAEDGEPFEATIGEVVEEGVVGKPWVAYYLGVAKQWYESIGVDMDRFRFRQHLGGELAHYAADCWDAEAEVDGDWIELGGFAYRSDYDLGKHHDHSDEEFTIFKQYDEPVTVERPTVDPDMSVLGPEFGGAASDVGDALEELAERNPDAFREAQRASEGASGDEPRAGEDSTVTVEVDGESYDVSVDAANFAVEEVTESGEHVLPHVVEPSLGIDRALYTVLDHSYRTDEVDGEERTYLDLPAEVAPTTVGVFPLMDRDGLGERAREVAEELREAGLSVTYDDSGAIGRRYRRQDEVGTPFCVTVDYTTIGEARDDDEGEPGTVTVRERDATAQTRVPVEDLAETLVALRDGELSFEDV